The Moraxella osloensis genome contains a region encoding:
- the queE gene encoding 7-carboxy-7-deazaguanine synthase QueE, with amino-acid sequence MPNSTLPIRNTAIPTTDPEAGLKVTEIFYSLQGEALTAGLPTIFIRLTGCPLRCVYCDTEYAFVGGERMSLAGILAVCQSFPCQRICLTGGEPLAQPNAIALMNLLLAHGYEISLETSGALSVAEVPTAVSKVMDIKTPSSQEADKNLWQNLPYLTAHDQIKFVIMNRDDYDWSKKILSDYQLDKKVATVWFSPMFNVEERQANVPTLAADLAEWILADALPVRFQLQLHKIIWADAKGK; translated from the coding sequence ATGCCAAATTCAACGCTACCCATCCGCAATACCGCCATTCCCACCACTGACCCCGAAGCAGGACTCAAAGTTACGGAGATTTTTTACTCGCTGCAAGGTGAAGCCTTGACCGCAGGCTTGCCGACGATTTTTATCCGCTTGACAGGCTGCCCGCTGCGCTGCGTGTATTGTGATACCGAATATGCCTTTGTCGGCGGCGAGCGCATGAGTTTGGCAGGGATTTTGGCAGTGTGTCAGAGCTTTCCGTGCCAGCGTATTTGTTTGACAGGTGGCGAACCTTTAGCCCAGCCCAATGCAATCGCTTTGATGAACTTGCTACTGGCGCATGGCTACGAAATTTCGCTTGAAACGTCGGGCGCGCTGTCCGTGGCAGAGGTGCCAACGGCGGTATCTAAAGTTATGGATATCAAAACCCCAAGCTCTCAAGAAGCCGATAAAAATCTGTGGCAAAACCTCCCCTACTTAACTGCCCATGACCAAATCAAATTTGTGATTATGAATCGCGACGATTATGACTGGTCAAAAAAAATCCTATCAGACTACCAACTGGATAAAAAAGTCGCAACGGTGTGGTTTTCTCCGATGTTTAATGTGGAAGAACGTCAAGCCAATGTACCTACCCTTGCCGCTGACTTGGCAGAATGGATACTTGCCGATGCGCTGCCGGTGCGTTTTCAACTGCAACTGCATAAAATCATTTGGGCAGATGCCAAAGGCAAATAG
- the nfsA gene encoding oxygen-insensitive NADPH nitroreductase, with protein sequence MTTHSEHSDSKPTLETILNHRSIRKFTNQPIDAATFEQLIEAGMAGSSSGFLQSASIIRVTDAKRRYDIRRICADAQHAKDGEKYGHPYVEQCAELLIFCMGNHRHQTLVPNAQIDWTEVTIVGAVDAAIMAQNLLLAAESMGLGGVYLGSIRNDIRRMGDILKLPQGVVPLFGMALGYPDQNPAMRPRLPKALVVSTNQYEPADKSALYQYNQTVADYYAARGQAGSDWVQTIESYLDKPVRPDVLPYLNQQGYAKK encoded by the coding sequence ATGACAACGCATAGTGAGCATAGTGACAGTAAACCTACCCTAGAGACGATACTCAATCATCGCTCGATTCGCAAATTCACCAATCAGCCAATAGATGCAGCGACGTTTGAGCAGCTTATCGAAGCGGGGATGGCAGGCTCATCATCGGGGTTTTTGCAGTCGGCAAGCATCATTCGGGTGACAGATGCAAAGCGGCGCTATGACATCCGCCGTATTTGCGCCGATGCCCAGCACGCCAAAGACGGGGAAAAATACGGTCATCCCTATGTGGAGCAGTGTGCCGAGCTACTAATTTTTTGTATGGGCAACCACCGCCACCAAACCCTTGTACCCAACGCGCAAATTGATTGGACTGAAGTCACCATTGTTGGCGCGGTTGATGCAGCCATTATGGCGCAAAATCTGCTACTAGCGGCTGAGAGCATGGGATTAGGTGGTGTGTATTTGGGCAGTATCCGCAATGACATCAGACGGATGGGTGACATACTCAAGCTGCCACAAGGCGTGGTGCCGCTATTTGGCATGGCATTGGGTTACCCTGACCAAAACCCTGCCATGCGTCCACGTTTGCCAAAGGCATTGGTGGTGTCAACCAACCAATATGAACCCGCTGACAAATCCGCATTATACCAGTATAACCAAACCGTTGCAGACTATTATGCGGCGCGGGGTCAAGCAGGGTCAGATTGGGTGCAAACCATTGAAAGTTATTTGGATAAACCCGTTCGTCCCGACGTGCTGCCTTATCTGAATCAACAAGGCTATGCCAAAAAATAA
- a CDS encoding MATE family efflux transporter yields MLSAIARQDLKQLFVLTLPILITQICQSGLALVDTLLAGQVSALDLSGVAIGAGIWMPTFLLAVGILLATTPLIGEAIGQQQLQKVPFITQQSLWLALIIGMIGFVAVNQLHYLFDWMKVPKDIQHIAQKFLFGISFGFPAVCLYTSLRCYTESLKHPTVVMVISLIGLILNVPLSYAFIHGVTLGETVLIPAMGGAGCGFASGIALWINLLMLVSYLTLSPQPDFANQRFFANFAGMDFAQLRQQLSIGIPIGMSIFFEVSAFSLASIIISPLGEIAVASHQVALTISSQLFMFPFSVAMALTIMVSNRYGAKDYRALKRIKLIGIAVATSFAVISMLLTAIFRQTLPTFFSENPQVIEQAALLLWFATVYQLFDAWQVNFAGILRGMQDTTVPMFITLFCYWVVAIPLGTYLVRHTDMGAKGFWIALVAALGLASLLLGTRLLRQQKRLKMAWL; encoded by the coding sequence ATGCTGTCAGCTATTGCTCGTCAAGACTTAAAACAATTATTTGTCTTGACCTTACCTATTTTAATCACCCAGATTTGCCAGTCAGGGCTCGCCTTGGTCGATACCTTACTCGCAGGTCAAGTCTCCGCGCTAGATTTATCGGGCGTGGCAATCGGCGCGGGTATTTGGATGCCCACCTTTTTGCTGGCAGTTGGTATTTTGCTTGCCACCACGCCATTGATTGGGGAAGCGATTGGTCAGCAGCAACTACAAAAAGTGCCATTTATCACCCAACAATCGCTTTGGCTGGCGCTTATCATCGGTATGATAGGGTTTGTGGCAGTTAATCAGCTGCATTATTTGTTTGATTGGATGAAGGTACCGAAAGATATTCAGCATATCGCGCAAAAATTCTTGTTTGGTATCTCTTTTGGCTTTCCTGCGGTCTGTCTATATACCTCGCTGCGCTGCTACACCGAAAGCTTAAAACATCCCACCGTGGTCATGGTGATTAGCCTCATTGGTTTGATTTTAAATGTGCCGCTCAGCTATGCGTTTATCCATGGCGTCACCCTCGGTGAAACTGTGCTGATTCCTGCCATGGGCGGTGCGGGCTGTGGTTTTGCCTCTGGCATTGCGTTATGGATAAATTTACTGATGTTGGTAAGCTATTTGACTTTGAGCCCCCAGCCAGATTTTGCCAACCAGCGCTTTTTTGCCAATTTTGCCGGCATGGATTTTGCTCAGTTGCGTCAGCAATTATCGATTGGTATTCCCATTGGTATGTCGATTTTTTTTGAAGTGAGCGCGTTTAGTCTAGCTTCCATTATCATCAGCCCACTGGGTGAAATCGCAGTGGCAAGCCACCAAGTAGCGTTGACGATTTCATCGCAGTTATTTATGTTCCCGTTTTCAGTGGCGATGGCGCTCACCATCATGGTGTCAAATCGCTATGGCGCCAAAGATTACCGAGCGCTTAAACGCATCAAGCTCATCGGTATTGCCGTAGCCACATCATTTGCGGTGATTAGCATGCTGTTAACTGCCATTTTTCGGCAAACCCTGCCAACTTTCTTTAGTGAAAACCCGCAAGTGATTGAGCAAGCCGCGCTGTTGTTATGGTTTGCCACTGTGTATCAGTTGTTTGATGCCTGGCAGGTCAATTTTGCGGGGATTTTGCGTGGTATGCAAGATACCACAGTGCCGATGTTTATCACCTTGTTTTGCTATTGGGTGGTGGCGATTCCGCTGGGTACCTATTTGGTGCGCCATACCGATATGGGGGCTAAAGGGTTTTGGATTGCGCTGGTTGCGGCGCTGGGACTGGCATCACTGCTGTTAGGAACGCGTTTATTACGTCAGCAAAAACGCTTAAAAATGGCTTGGCTATAA
- a CDS encoding carboxymuconolactone decarboxylase family protein, translating into MSSQQNTPYDNGIAVRKQVMGEAHVERAMSQVTEFTAPLQDWINEHAWGSTWQRDGTDGKGIDRKTRSLVTIAFLIAQKSPTELKGHIRGAINNGASVAEIQEVLLHSLPYCGAPAAQEAYRAAVDVLTEMKLL; encoded by the coding sequence ATGTCATCACAACAAAACACCCCGTATGACAACGGCATTGCGGTACGCAAACAAGTCATGGGCGAAGCGCATGTGGAGCGTGCCATGTCACAAGTCACTGAATTTACCGCGCCGCTGCAAGACTGGATTAATGAACATGCCTGGGGCTCAACATGGCAACGCGACGGCACTGATGGAAAAGGAATAGACCGCAAAACCCGCTCACTGGTGACCATTGCCTTTTTAATCGCGCAAAAATCCCCAACAGAACTAAAAGGTCATATTCGCGGGGCGATTAATAACGGTGCAAGCGTGGCAGAAATTCAAGAAGTGCTACTACATAGCCTACCTTACTGTGGCGCGCCCGCCGCCCAAGAAGCCTATCGTGCTGCGGTGGACGTGTTAACCGAAATGAAATTGCTTTAA
- a CDS encoding solute carrier family 23 protein — translation MANSQRQPTHQNTGNDSGWFPKWQPYDGHLDHHPVRIHEYLPADKSLLFGLQHAFAMFGATVLAPLLMGFDANLAILMAGLSTVLFFFLTGGRVPSYLGSSFAFIAPVITATAYTGSGFNGNLSVALGGIFVCGIFYAMVGLLVMKTGVGWIEKLMPPVVTGAIVMIIGLNLAPVTIKGVSGNQFDSWVALMTVLCISAVAVFSRGMLRRLLLLIGLVLAYMAYFVLTNVLGYGKPIDFTPVAQAAWVGLPNFYHPTFDINAIILIAPVAFILIAENLGHIKAVEAMTGQAVSPYMGRAFFADGLCTAMSSSMGGTGVTTYAENIGVMAVTKVYSTTVFVVAGLIAVLLGLSPKFGAIIHTIPAPLLGGASIVVFGLITVAGVKIWLDNHIDFSKNANLIIAAVTVIMGAGDFSLHIGQFNLGGIGTATVVAIVLNLLFSRSEKAKLTVLK, via the coding sequence ATGGCAAATTCGCAAAGACAACCCACCCATCAAAATACCGGCAATGATAGCGGCTGGTTCCCAAAATGGCAGCCTTACGATGGGCATTTAGATCATCATCCTGTGCGTATCCACGAGTATTTACCTGCTGATAAAAGTCTGTTATTTGGGCTGCAACATGCGTTTGCGATGTTTGGGGCAACCGTGCTTGCGCCGTTATTGATGGGATTTGATGCCAACCTTGCGATTTTGATGGCGGGGCTCAGTACGGTGCTGTTTTTCTTTTTAACCGGTGGGCGAGTACCCAGTTATTTAGGGTCAAGTTTTGCCTTTATCGCGCCTGTGATTACTGCAACGGCTTATACAGGCTCAGGCTTTAACGGTAATTTATCCGTGGCGCTCGGTGGTATTTTTGTCTGTGGTATTTTTTATGCCATGGTCGGATTACTGGTGATGAAAACAGGGGTTGGCTGGATTGAGAAACTCATGCCGCCTGTGGTAACCGGTGCGATTGTGATGATTATCGGGCTAAATTTGGCGCCAGTCACTATCAAAGGCGTGTCGGGAAATCAGTTTGATAGTTGGGTCGCGTTGATGACGGTGCTGTGTATCAGTGCGGTCGCTGTGTTTAGCCGTGGTATGCTACGTCGTTTGTTGCTGCTGATTGGTTTGGTATTGGCGTATATGGCATATTTTGTGCTCACCAATGTGCTTGGGTATGGCAAGCCGATTGATTTTACCCCAGTTGCCCAAGCAGCTTGGGTTGGATTACCGAATTTTTATCATCCGACATTTGATATCAACGCAATAATTTTGATTGCCCCGGTTGCCTTTATTTTAATCGCCGAAAATTTAGGACATATCAAAGCGGTAGAAGCCATGACAGGACAAGCGGTATCGCCTTATATGGGACGGGCGTTTTTCGCTGATGGTCTATGTACGGCGATGTCATCGAGCATGGGCGGTACGGGCGTGACAACCTATGCAGAAAATATCGGCGTGATGGCAGTGACCAAAGTATACTCGACCACGGTTTTTGTGGTGGCAGGCTTGATTGCTGTGCTACTGGGGCTGTCACCAAAATTTGGCGCGATTATCCATACTATCCCAGCGCCATTATTGGGCGGTGCCTCCATCGTGGTGTTTGGGCTTATTACAGTAGCAGGGGTCAAAATTTGGCTGGATAATCACATTGATTTTAGCAAAAATGCTAATTTAATCATTGCTGCAGTGACCGTCATTATGGGGGCTGGGGATTTTAGCTTACATATTGGACAATTTAATTTGGGCGGTATCGGTACGGCGACAGTGGTCGCCATCGTGTTAAATTTACTGTTTAGCCGCAGTGAAAAAGCCAAATTGACGGTTTTAAAATAA
- a CDS encoding YbfB/YjiJ family MFS transporter: MSQSDRQQIIFCFILAITALAVAMGIGRFAFTPILPLMIQEGTVHLAQTAWLSSSNYIGYLVGALSLLKSNRHPLFVVLGLTLVTLSTWLASLSGFGWLLVLRFLAGVASAWVLVSISAFAINWLKSRQVASSGLIYTGVGIGITLTGLICSYFIFQSATVNVAVHSSLSPLSSRLWQYLGGIALLATLLVTFLLVKINSQLASTAAAKANPTEATPTEATPTKATNTNPTSSSIPPPAKLKLANVLTAYGLFGFGYILPATFLPQIAKQWLSGQSYLLIWPFFGLAAALSVVLSQGLQRRYNNFSLLGVWRVSQIIMAVGTLLPALWQSLAGLMLSALMVGGTFMVVTMAGLQVAASQVTHYPKYNLSALMTASFAFGQLIGPLAALVATGNNIWLALLPVSAIVLLIGVALLWRPYQHQQSSSHV, from the coding sequence ATGTCACAATCTGACCGACAGCAGATTATATTTTGCTTTATCCTAGCGATTACTGCGCTTGCCGTGGCAATGGGAATTGGGCGATTTGCTTTTACACCGATTTTGCCGTTGATGATACAAGAAGGCACGGTCCATCTTGCGCAAACGGCGTGGTTATCAAGTAGCAACTATATTGGCTATTTGGTCGGGGCGCTGTCACTGCTTAAAAGTAACCGACATCCGCTTTTTGTCGTGTTAGGTCTGACCTTGGTGACCCTTTCCACTTGGCTGGCTTCGCTAAGCGGTTTTGGTTGGTTACTGGTGTTACGCTTTTTGGCGGGTGTGGCAAGCGCTTGGGTGCTGGTATCTATCAGTGCGTTTGCAATCAATTGGTTAAAATCAAGACAGGTAGCCAGCAGTGGCTTGATTTATACGGGTGTGGGTATCGGTATCACCCTCACAGGATTGATTTGTAGCTATTTTATTTTTCAATCAGCGACAGTGAATGTTGCTGTTCATTCATCATTGAGTCCATTATCGAGTCGATTATGGCAGTATCTAGGCGGGATTGCGCTGCTCGCCACCCTGCTTGTCACCTTTTTGCTGGTGAAAATCAACTCACAGCTTGCCTCAACAGCCGCTGCCAAAGCCAACCCTACCGAAGCCACCCCTACCGAAGCCACCCCTACCAAAGCCACAAATACCAATCCTACCTCTTCTAGCATACCCCCACCTGCCAAGCTAAAATTAGCGAATGTATTAACCGCCTATGGTTTATTCGGGTTTGGCTATATTTTACCTGCGACTTTTTTGCCACAAATCGCCAAGCAATGGTTATCGGGGCAAAGTTATTTGCTGATTTGGCCATTTTTTGGGTTGGCGGCGGCTTTGTCGGTAGTATTGTCGCAGGGATTACAACGCCGTTATAACAACTTTTCTTTGCTCGGCGTTTGGCGAGTGTCACAAATCATCATGGCGGTTGGTACGTTATTGCCTGCGCTTTGGCAGTCGTTGGCAGGTTTGATGTTGTCAGCGCTGATGGTGGGCGGCACCTTTATGGTGGTGACGATGGCAGGACTGCAAGTGGCGGCAAGCCAAGTCACCCACTACCCTAAATACAACTTAAGTGCGCTGATGACCGCAAGTTTTGCGTTTGGGCAGCTTATCGGACCGCTAGCCGCGCTAGTTGCAACAGGCAACAATATTTGGCTTGCGTTGTTACCCGTTTCTGCCATCGTTTTGCTTATTGGGGTGGCGCTACTTTGGCGACCGTATCAACATCAACAATCATCAAGTCATGTTTAA
- the dapD gene encoding 2,3,4,5-tetrahydropyridine-2,6-dicarboxylate N-succinyltransferase — MSLQQIIEDAFENRANFNPNDATDDVRAAVNDVLAQLDAGTLRVAEKKDGEWMVNQWVKKAVLLSFRLNDNRIMNGGRDLQFFDKVETKFSDWGDEQFARAGVRVVPPAVARKGSYIAKGAILMPSYVNIGAYVDEGTMVDTWATVGSCAQIGKNVHLSGGVGIGGVLEPLQANPTIIEDNCFIGARSEIVEGVIVEEGSVISMGVYIGQSTKILDRETGEISYGRIPAGSVVVSGSLPSKDGSHSLYCAVIVKKVDAQTRSKTSINDLLRMA; from the coding sequence ATGTCATTACAACAGATTATTGAAGATGCGTTTGAAAACCGTGCCAACTTCAACCCCAATGATGCCACCGACGATGTACGTGCCGCCGTCAATGATGTACTCGCTCAGCTCGATGCGGGTACCTTGCGTGTGGCAGAAAAAAAAGACGGGGAATGGATGGTCAATCAATGGGTCAAAAAAGCGGTATTATTATCCTTTCGTCTGAATGACAACCGCATCATGAATGGCGGTCGTGACCTGCAGTTCTTTGATAAAGTCGAAACCAAATTTTCAGATTGGGGCGATGAACAATTTGCCAGAGCGGGCGTGCGCGTGGTGCCACCTGCCGTCGCGCGTAAAGGCTCATACATTGCCAAAGGCGCTATCTTGATGCCATCTTACGTCAATATCGGCGCCTATGTCGATGAAGGTACAATGGTCGATACGTGGGCGACGGTGGGGTCATGTGCCCAAATCGGTAAAAACGTGCATTTATCAGGCGGTGTCGGCATTGGCGGCGTCCTTGAGCCGCTACAAGCCAACCCAACCATCATCGAAGACAACTGCTTTATCGGTGCGCGCTCAGAAATCGTTGAAGGTGTAATTGTGGAAGAAGGCTCGGTGATTTCGATGGGCGTGTATATCGGTCAATCAACCAAAATCCTAGACCGCGAAACAGGCGAAATCAGTTACGGCCGTATTCCTGCAGGGTCGGTGGTCGTGTCAGGCAGTTTGCCAAGCAAAGACGGCTCGCACTCGCTTTACTGTGCGGTCATCGTGAAAAAAGTAGACGCGCAAACCCGCTCTAAAACCTCTATCAATGATTTGCTCAGAATGGCCTAG
- the purB gene encoding adenylosuccinate lyase — MNTLTALSPIDGRYASKVDSLRPYLSEFGLIHARVTVEVRWLQSLANHADIHEIQPFSAATNERLDAIVANFSEADAMRIKDIERTTNHDVKAVEYFLKEKIADIDALKDAGEFIHFACTSEDINNLSHALMLKSGRDVLAQTMQKIIDEIAALAETHADQPMLSRTHGQTASPTTLGKEMANVAYRLHRQLKQFNNVELLGKINGAVGNYNAHLSAYPQIDWAKNAENFVTSLGLTFNPYTTQIEPHDYIAELFDALRRYNTILIDFNRDVWTYISLGYFKQKLKDGEVGSSTMPHKVNPIDFENSEGNLGIANAVLAHLGEKLPISRMQRDLTDSTVLRNMGVGFAHSLIAFDACLKGIGKLELNANRLNEDLALAQEVLAEPIQTVMRRYNVEKPYEKLKALTRGQAMTREMMVNFVNGDELTAVPEAERQRLADLTPATYTGNAAQQAKNLKNLLK; from the coding sequence ATGAATACTTTGACCGCTCTTTCACCTATTGATGGTCGCTATGCCAGTAAAGTGGATAGTTTACGTCCTTACCTGTCAGAATTTGGCTTGATTCATGCCCGTGTGACGGTGGAAGTACGCTGGTTACAGAGCCTTGCCAATCATGCCGATATTCATGAAATTCAGCCTTTTTCGGCAGCGACCAATGAGCGCTTAGACGCGATTGTAGCCAATTTTAGCGAAGCAGACGCGATGCGTATCAAAGACATCGAACGCACCACCAACCATGATGTCAAAGCCGTTGAATACTTTTTAAAAGAAAAAATTGCCGACATCGATGCGCTAAAAGACGCGGGTGAATTTATCCATTTTGCCTGTACCTCTGAAGACATCAATAACTTATCGCACGCGTTAATGCTAAAATCCGGTCGCGACGTACTGGCGCAAACGATGCAAAAAATCATTGATGAGATTGCAGCGCTCGCCGAAACCCATGCCGACCAACCCATGCTGTCACGCACGCATGGGCAAACCGCAAGCCCAACGACTTTGGGTAAAGAAATGGCAAACGTGGCATACCGCCTGCATCGCCAACTCAAGCAATTTAACAACGTAGAATTGCTAGGTAAAATCAATGGTGCAGTGGGTAACTACAACGCGCACCTGTCAGCGTACCCACAAATTGACTGGGCAAAAAATGCCGAAAACTTTGTTACCAGTCTTGGGTTGACCTTTAATCCCTATACCACCCAAATTGAGCCACACGACTATATCGCCGAATTGTTTGACGCGCTGCGCCGTTACAATACCATTTTGATTGATTTTAACCGCGATGTATGGACGTATATCTCCTTGGGTTATTTCAAACAAAAACTCAAAGATGGTGAAGTGGGCTCATCCACCATGCCACACAAAGTCAACCCAATCGACTTTGAAAACTCAGAAGGTAATCTGGGTATTGCCAATGCCGTGCTCGCGCATTTGGGTGAAAAATTGCCGATTTCTCGTATGCAGCGCGACTTGACCGACTCGACAGTCCTTCGCAATATGGGGGTAGGTTTTGCCCATAGTCTGATTGCCTTTGACGCCTGCTTAAAAGGTATTGGCAAATTAGAGCTTAACGCCAATCGTCTCAATGAAGACCTAGCGCTTGCCCAAGAAGTGTTGGCGGAGCCAATCCAAACCGTGATGCGTCGCTACAATGTTGAAAAACCTTATGAGAAACTAAAAGCCTTGACCCGCGGTCAAGCCATGACACGTGAGATGATGGTCAACTTTGTCAATGGCGATGAACTGACAGCGGTGCCAGAAGCTGAGCGTCAACGTTTGGCTGATTTGACCCCTGCCACTTATACAGGTAATGCGGCACAGCAAGCCAAAAACTTGAAAAATTTATTAAAATAA
- the cysK gene encoding cysteine synthase A, translating into MLQQPDDHYTAPANLGTAVYANNADTIGNTPLVRLNHIMPQGVTVLAKIESRNPAFSVKCRIGAGMVQAAEQAGLLKPGMQIIEPTSGNTGIALAFVAAAKGYKITLTMPASMSMERRKVLAALGAHLVLTEPSLGMKGAVEAAQEIYDNHPGEYFLPQQFDNPANPDTHVKTTAPEIFNATGGKVDALVAGVGTGGTISGIARYFKQIKNQPLYTVAVEPAESPIITQTREGKPITPGPHKIQGIGANFIPKNLALDLLDEVITVTGDDAIAWARRAMTQEGILCGISCGAALQAAHQLASRPEMQGKTIVVILPDSGERYLSSVLFDGIFTGENFN; encoded by the coding sequence ATGCTACAACAACCGGATGATCACTACACCGCACCCGCCAACCTTGGCACAGCGGTATATGCCAACAATGCCGATACTATTGGTAACACGCCGCTGGTGCGTCTTAATCATATCATGCCACAGGGAGTGACTGTGCTTGCCAAAATCGAAAGCCGTAACCCGGCGTTTTCGGTCAAATGCCGAATCGGTGCGGGCATGGTGCAAGCCGCCGAGCAAGCAGGACTACTAAAGCCAGGTATGCAAATCATCGAGCCGACCAGCGGTAACACGGGGATTGCGCTGGCGTTTGTGGCAGCCGCCAAAGGCTATAAAATCACGCTGACCATGCCAGCTTCGATGAGTATGGAGCGCCGTAAAGTGCTGGCTGCCTTGGGTGCACATTTGGTACTCACAGAGCCTTCGCTAGGTATGAAAGGGGCGGTGGAAGCTGCGCAAGAAATCTATGATAACCATCCTGGCGAATACTTTTTGCCACAACAATTTGATAACCCTGCCAACCCAGACACCCATGTCAAAACCACCGCACCTGAGATTTTTAATGCCACAGGTGGTAAGGTCGATGCGCTAGTGGCAGGCGTGGGTACAGGCGGGACGATTTCAGGTATCGCCCGTTATTTTAAACAAATCAAAAACCAGCCACTTTATACCGTCGCGGTTGAACCTGCAGAATCACCGATTATTACCCAGACGCGTGAAGGTAAACCCATCACCCCAGGCCCCCATAAAATCCAAGGGATTGGCGCCAACTTTATTCCAAAAAATCTTGCGCTTGATTTACTTGATGAAGTCATCACGGTAACGGGCGATGATGCGATTGCATGGGCAAGACGGGCGATGACCCAAGAAGGTATTTTATGTGGTATCTCTTGCGGTGCAGCGCTGCAAGCGGCTCATCAACTAGCAAGCCGCCCTGAGATGCAAGGCAAAACCATTGTGGTTATTTTGCCAGACAGTGGTGAGCGTTATTTATCCAGTGTGCTATTTGATGGTATCTTCACTGGCGAGAACTTTAATTAA
- a CDS encoding HpcH/HpaI aldolase/citrate lyase family protein yields the protein MSENNVVKPKGLSATSYLFVPAINIERVEKAFARGADTVIIDLEDAVSDSVKMQSRDNVVNYLSGADAKPVWVRINAASSNHQAGDIELLKSLPASAINNVIGVVLPKVEHAIEIDRVRHALAKPMIALIETPKGMANIPDIAAAAGLTALSFGFLDICEKLGVRADSEAGQMVANQIRYQLSLHSAINSLTPPIECVYPPFNDDDGLTQRVNGWRDLGFSGMLCIHPNQVAIVNALARPSQAQLAFAKKVVDHYAQTGLAAFAMDGQMVDTPVIVQAQKLIQKYQP from the coding sequence ATGAGCGAAAACAATGTAGTAAAACCCAAGGGATTGAGCGCAACCAGTTATTTGTTTGTACCCGCCATCAATATTGAGCGGGTGGAAAAAGCCTTTGCCCGTGGCGCAGATACGGTGATAATTGACTTAGAAGACGCGGTCAGTGATAGTGTCAAAATGCAGTCGCGTGACAATGTGGTCAATTATTTAAGCGGCGCCGATGCTAAGCCTGTTTGGGTGCGTATCAATGCCGCAAGTAGCAACCACCAAGCGGGCGATATTGAGTTGCTCAAATCTTTGCCAGCGTCCGCAATCAACAATGTGATTGGGGTAGTGCTACCCAAAGTCGAGCACGCCATAGAGATTGACCGCGTCCGTCATGCGCTCGCCAAACCCATGATTGCCCTGATTGAGACACCCAAAGGCATGGCAAATATACCCGACATCGCCGCTGCCGCAGGATTGACTGCGCTCAGTTTTGGCTTTTTGGATATCTGTGAAAAATTGGGCGTGCGTGCAGACAGCGAGGCAGGGCAGATGGTTGCCAACCAAATCCGTTATCAGCTAAGCTTGCATAGTGCTATCAATTCGCTCACCCCACCGATTGAATGCGTATACCCGCCTTTTAATGACGATGACGGTTTGACCCAGCGGGTCAACGGGTGGCGCGATTTGGGTTTTTCAGGGATGCTATGTATTCACCCAAACCAAGTCGCCATTGTCAATGCACTGGCTAGACCCAGCCAAGCACAGCTTGCCTTTGCCAAAAAAGTGGTTGACCATTATGCACAGACAGGGCTTGCCGCATTTGCCATGGATGGACAGATGGTCGATACTCCGGTGATTGTGCAAGCCCAAAAGCTGATTCAAAAATACCAACCCTAA